The genomic stretch TCTATTCGAGCTGCGGCCAGCTCGCGCTCGCTCACCAGTCGTTCGATGAAATTTCCCACCCGAACGTCTTCTCCCACAACGCCCTCCTCGCCGCTTATGCCCGCCTGTCCCACCCCGACGCAGCTCATCGCCTCTTCCTACGGATCCCCTTTCCTGACCTCGTATCCTACAACACCCTCCTCTCTGCCTTTGCCGCTGCGGATGGCGCCTGCTCCCTCGATTCCGTCCGCCTTTTCTCACACATGCGCCGCCTTGGCTCTGATGCCGATGGCTTCACCCTCTCCTCTGTCATCTCCTCTGTTGTTGATGACGTCGAACAGTTACACTCGCTTGCTATCGCCTCGGGTCTTGACTCGTATGTATCTGTCAACAATGCTCTTATCAGCAGCTATAGTAAAGGTGGCCTCTTGAATGAAGCCGAAAGGGTTTTTGGTGGGATGGTGACCTCGCGAGATGCTGTTTCTTGGAACTGCATGATCGTGGCTTACGGGCAGCACCGGCGAGGACCGAAAGCTCTCAACTTGTTTCAGGAAATGATGAGGAGGGAATTCGAAGTCGACATGTACACGCTGGCGAGTCTGCTGACAGCATTCACATCAGTGAAGGACTTAGATGGCGGTGCACAATTCCATGCACAGCTGATCAAGACGGGTTTTGAGAGGAATTCACATGTCGGAAGTGGTCTGATTGATCTGTACTCGAAGGTCGGTCAGATACGCGACGCAAGGAAAGTTTTCGAGGAGGTTGATGATCCTGATTTGGTTGTATGGAACACTATGATCTCGGGGTACTCTGTCAATGATGAGTTCTCCGAGGAAGGTATCCAATGCTTTCGTGAGATGCAGCGAGCCGGTTTCAGGCCTGATGATTGCAGCTTTGTCTGTGCAATCAGTGCGTGCTCAAATCTGTCATCCCCATCTCAAGGGAAGCAAATGCATGGACTGACGATTAAGACTGAGTTTCCAAGCAACCAAATCTCGGTCGACAATGCACTAATTTCCATGTATTCAAAATGTGGCAATCTCAGGGATGCTCATATGCTGTTCAAGAGGATGCCCAAACAGAATGTGGTCTCGTTCAACACAATGATCGGGGCATATGCTCAGCACGGACTTGGATTAGAAGCGTTGGTTCTGTTCAAAGAGATGCTTAATTTGGATCATGTGCCCACGAGCATCACTTTCATTTCTGTGCTTTCCGCGTGTGCTCACACCGGAAGGGTTGATGAGGGTTGGAAGTACTTCAATTCTATGAAACAAAAGTATGATATTGAACCTGGAGAAGAGCATTACTCGTGCATGCTAGATCTTCTGGCTCGAGCTGGGAAGTTTGATGAGGCTGAGGGGCTAGTCAAGAGAATGCCATTTGATCCAGGCTTGATTGGATGGTCTACATTACTCAGTGCTTGTCGGACCCATGGAAACTTGGAGCTGGGTGCAATGGCTGCAGAGAAGCTTCTTCAGCTGGAGCCTGCTAATGCAGCTGCCTATGTGATGCTGTCAAACATGTATGCTAGCACAGGTAGATGGGATGAGTTTGCGACAGTTAGAAAGCTGATGAAAGACAGAGGGGTAAGGAAGAAACCGGGTTGCAGTTGGATTGAACTGGAGAAGAAAATCCATGTGTTTGTTGCTGATGATGTTACACATCCAAGGATTAAGGATATCTGCCAGTTCTTGGAGGAGATGTCGAAGAAGATGAAGCTAGCCGGGTATGTCCCAGATGTGAGATGGGCTCCCATAAGGGATAATATTACAGGAGAGACAAGGGCTGGATACCACAGTGAGAAACTTGCTGTTGCATTCGGGTTGATCAGTACTGCCGAAGGAGTACCAATATTGGTGGTGAAGAATCTTAGAATATGTGGAGATTGCCATAGTTCGATCAAGTTTATTTCTGCAATCACTGGAAGGGAGATTACTGTGAGGGATGCACATAGGTTTCATTGTTTTAGCGATGGCAATTGCTCCTGTGGAGATTTCTGGTGAAGACTCTCAAGCAGACTAAGTTTTCTTGCAAAGCATAATAACCAAGCTTGAAGCACCTAAGGAGTGGGATTCCAGGTTCTGATTCTTCCCAATATCTCCACATATGCAACATTTGCACTGCAAGCTGAGATTTTAAGCTCTTTGTGTTAATTGCTGGTGGTGTTACCCAAAGTCATGACCTACAAGATCCTAATAGTTGCAAGTGTTGGTGATACAGCTTCCATCATGCTGGGGCTGCAGCTGACACAGTGTATCACCATTGAAACAAAGAGGTGTGTTTTCACTAAACCCCTCAACTTCATTCACTAGGTGGAAATAAATTAGAGGATTTGTATTGATCCAAAATTACTTCTAATATTTGTACACTGGATTAGtttaattcttttctttttcaaaacagtgattgaatatttattattatcaatCATGAGGTCAATGGTCATTGACTTTGTCCATTGACTTTGTACACTTGATAATCTGCTGTTAGGTGGAAAAGTCAATGTCCTTTCAATTTCTGACAAATGCATGATAAAAAGAACCAATTTGGTAGAGTTTTCCTAGTGTCCATATTGACAATATATTGTGGCTCACAGATTTTTCCACTACAAATTACAAAGGTTTTGTCAGATATAATTTGCTTCAAAAGCAAAAAAAAGGTATTTTATACATACATGAATTGAACCCATCAAACGAGAGCTCTGATTGGTGGGATTTGGTGGACTGTATTGGATATGGTCCGCTGAATCCACGCCCATGTCTTGGGCCTTTAATGCGAACATGATCGATATCGGAGCCCAAGGGAGAGTTCGTGGGTCGGATCTTATTGTGTAAACCGACCTATTTCCGACCCGAGTGCGAAATAAGACACCCTCCCTTGTATACCAACAAGCTATTCCGAAAAGAAGACGC from Musa acuminata AAA Group cultivar baxijiao chromosome BXJ1-3, Cavendish_Baxijiao_AAA, whole genome shotgun sequence encodes the following:
- the LOC135634659 gene encoding pentatricopeptide repeat-containing protein At3g49710-like codes for the protein MNLFSAQLSQLQAATLRFRDLLKACIGRRDLTAGRALHALFLKSFVPPSTYLANHFVLLYSSCGQLALAHQSFDEISHPNVFSHNALLAAYARLSHPDAAHRLFLRIPFPDLVSYNTLLSAFAAADGACSLDSVRLFSHMRRLGSDADGFTLSSVISSVVDDVEQLHSLAIASGLDSYVSVNNALISSYSKGGLLNEAERVFGGMVTSRDAVSWNCMIVAYGQHRRGPKALNLFQEMMRREFEVDMYTLASLLTAFTSVKDLDGGAQFHAQLIKTGFERNSHVGSGLIDLYSKVGQIRDARKVFEEVDDPDLVVWNTMISGYSVNDEFSEEGIQCFREMQRAGFRPDDCSFVCAISACSNLSSPSQGKQMHGLTIKTEFPSNQISVDNALISMYSKCGNLRDAHMLFKRMPKQNVVSFNTMIGAYAQHGLGLEALVLFKEMLNLDHVPTSITFISVLSACAHTGRVDEGWKYFNSMKQKYDIEPGEEHYSCMLDLLARAGKFDEAEGLVKRMPFDPGLIGWSTLLSACRTHGNLELGAMAAEKLLQLEPANAAAYVMLSNMYASTGRWDEFATVRKLMKDRGVRKKPGCSWIELEKKIHVFVADDVTHPRIKDICQFLEEMSKKMKLAGYVPDVRWAPIRDNITGETRAGYHSEKLAVAFGLISTAEGVPILVVKNLRICGDCHSSIKFISAITGREITVRDAHRFHCFSDGNCSCGDFW